Within the Streptomyces sp. NBC_00353 genome, the region ATCTCCACGGGTGACCCGGCCTGAGCAAGCCGGTGACGCTGTTCGGCGGTAGCCCGTTCAGCGGTACCACTGCCCGGCGGCAGCGCTGTGCATACGGAAGTGACGGCCCGGCACGCGTGAGGTGTGCCGGGCCGGTTCGCCTCCCGATCCACCGGATGCCGGACATATCGGGGCATGTGACGCTGGCCTCATGGTTTCAGGACTCCTCCCCCCATGGGCTTCGAGGTGCCTTGCCTGTCTGGTGATAGCGACGGGGGCGGCGCTAGGGCCGGTGCAGGGTCAGGCACGCGCGGACCAGCGCGAAACCGGCTGGACGCCGGGGTCGGCACGCAGGTCGCCCAGCCCTTCGGCAGCCGCTCCGACGGCCCCCGAGACCCCCACGACTCCCCCCTCCTCTCCGTCCACCGGGCTGCCCGGTGGCTCCCCGGCCGGTCCGGCCGCGGCTCCCCCGGCCGGTCCGGCCGCAGCTCCCCCGGCCGATCAGCCCGCCGCCCCCTCGGCTGATACGCCCATAGCCCCATCGGCCGATCCGCCCCTCGCCCCTTCGGCCGAACCGCCGTCGAAACCTCGCACTCCGGCGACTGCGACCCCGTCGGACAGCGCCCCGGCCACCCCCTCCGCCTCCGCCTCGGCTTCTCCGTCCGCTTCCGCCCCGTCGTCGCCCTCACCCTCGCCCTCGCCCTCGCCGTCCACTTCCGACTCCCCCTCGCCCTCGCCGTCCGCTTCCGACCGGCGCTCCCCCTCACCCTCCGCCGGTCCGTCCACCCGACGGCCCGCGCACCCCAAGGCGCAGCCCCCGCTCGCCGGGCGGCAGGCCGGGGAAGGGCGGCTGCGGCCCGGGCGGCCGTACTCCCCGCGGGAGCTCGCGAAACGGGACGACTCTTTCGAACAGTCCGACCAGCTGCCCGCCGCGACGGCCCCGGCGATGCCGCCCTCGGCGACGATCGTGGCGACCACCACGGCCGGCGGCTCCCCGGTGCCGGGCCGGCTCGCGCCGCAGGCCCTCGAACAGCCCGCCGTGCGGCAGGTACGGCTGGTGTCACTGGGCACCGGAATCGCCCTGATAGGGCTGGGTCTGGGCTTCCTCGGGCTCCGTCTGCGCCGTACGAACTGAAGGGGGCGGGGCTTGCATCGACCAACATACTCGGTATACATACTGAGTATGTCGATCCGCCACGGGCTCCTGGCCCTCCTGGAGCGCGGGCCTCGCTACGGCTCCCAGCTCCGCACCGAATTCGAGTCGCGCACCGGCTCCACCTGGCCCTTGAACGTCGGCCAGGTGTACACCACGCTCAGCAGGCTGGAGCGCGACGGCCTGGTCGTCCAGGACGGCGAGGACGATCAGGGACACGCCCTCTACTCGATCACCGACGACGGCCGCGCCGAACTGCGGAACTGGTTCGAGACGCCCGTCGACCGCAGCAGCCCGCCCCGCGACGAGCTGGCGATCAAGCTCGCCATGGCCGTCGGGGCGCCCGGGGTCGACATCCGGGCCGTCATCCAGTCCCAGCGCCACCACACCGTGAAAGCGATGCAGGACTACACCCGGCTGAAGGCGCAGGCCCTCGCCGACGTCCCGGGCAACCGCGACGAGGTGGCCTGGCTGCTCGTACTGGAACAGCTGATCTTCCAGGCCG harbors:
- a CDS encoding PadR family transcriptional regulator, with translation MSIRHGLLALLERGPRYGSQLRTEFESRTGSTWPLNVGQVYTTLSRLERDGLVVQDGEDDQGHALYSITDDGRAELRNWFETPVDRSSPPRDELAIKLAMAVGAPGVDIRAVIQSQRHHTVKAMQDYTRLKAQALADVPGNRDEVAWLLVLEQLIFQAEAEARWLDHCESRLVRLAEAAATDPVPEARTANHAQARTPARPRTRR